From the Lathyrus oleraceus cultivar Zhongwan6 chromosome 4, CAAS_Psat_ZW6_1.0, whole genome shotgun sequence genome, one window contains:
- the LOC127074617 gene encoding protein HYPER-SENSITIVITY-RELATED 4 → MSSFFSSMTSSSSENTLSTARTIVSTAATYAAAAAASAMIIRSFTNEFFPMELRHYIYTRIKTAFYRLSPDLTMVIEEFEGLDNNQIYSAAEIYLGTIASPSTKKLRVSKSDHQQTFTLTMERDQSVTDYFKGVKLNWTLFCRHVENLHNKRDITATLKSEVRSLELTFHRKHQNLVLTQYIPFILEEARSKKQEAKALRIFTVDHQNLYGNLNDAWVGTTLDHPSTFDTLALDRDLREFVTGDLEKFVRRKEYYRKVGKAWKRGYLLYGPPGTGKSSLIAAMANYLHFDIYDLELTELNSNDELRRLLIAMPNKSIVVVEDIDCTVEFQDRNSAPSPASCRVTGRSRDLQVTLSGLLNFIDGLWSSCGDERIIVFTTNHKEKLDLALLRPGRMDVHIHMSYCSPYGFRQLAFNYLGIKEHPLFYEIEEKIEKTLVTPAEIAEQLLKGVEIGTVLEDLLVFLAKKKEIQELEAKKRERDELKSDSDDSKENGAIATRL, encoded by the exons ATGTCGTCATTTTTTTCTTCTATGACCTCTTCCTCGTCGGAGAACACCCTATCCACCGCAAGAACCATCGTATCAACTGCCGCCACCTATGCCGCCGCTGCAGCCGCCTCCGCGATGATAATCCGTTCATTCACCAACGAGTTTTTCCCAATGGAGCTCCGTCACTACATATACACCAGAATCAAAACCGCTTTCTACCGTCTCTCCCCCGACCTAACAATGGTAATCGAAGAATTCGAAGGCCTCGACAACAACCAAATCTACTCCGCCGCCGAAATCTATCTCGGCACCATAGCTTCACCGTCAACAAAAAAACTCCGCGTAAGCAAATCCGATCACCAACAAACCTTCACTCTCACAATGGAACGTGACCAATCCGTAACCGATTACTTCAAAGGCGTTAAACTCAACTGGACTCTCTTCTGCCGCCACGTCGAGAATCTCCACAACAAACGCGATATAACCGCCACTTTGAAATCGGAAGTCCGTTCGTTGGAACTAACATTCCACAGAAAGCACCAAAATCTGGTTCTCACTCAATACATTCCGTTTATTCTTGAAGAAGCAAGATCAAAGAAACAAGAAGCGAAAGCGCTGAGAATCTTCACCGTTGATCACCAGAATCTGTACGGGAATTTGAACGACGCTTGGGTGGGGACCACGTTAGATCATCCATCGACTTTTGACACGCTGGCACTTGACCGTGATTTACGGGAGTTTGTTACGGGGGATTTGGAAAAGTTTGTTAGGAGAAAGGAATATTACAGAAAAGTTGGAAAAGCTTGGAAGAGAGGCTACTTGCTGTATGGTCCACCTGGAACTGGGAAAAGTAGTTTGATTGCTGCTATGGCGAATTACTTGCATTTTGATATTTACGATTTGGAACTTACTGAATTGAATAGTAACGACGAGCTTAGGAGGTTGTTGATTGCTATGCCGAATAAGtctattgttgttgttgaggatATTGATTGTACAGTTGAGTTTCAGGATCGTAATTCAGCACCCTCACCTGCCTCTTGCAGAGTTACTGGGAGAAGTAGGGATCTACAG GTTACACTATCCGGGCTGCTGAATTTTATTGATGGGCTATGGTCAAGTTGTGGAGATGAGAGGATTATAGTGTTCACAACAAACCATAAGGAGAAGCTTGATTTGGCATTGTTGCGCCCGGGTCGAATGGATGttcatatacacatgtcttaTTGTAGTCCCTATGGTTTTAGACAGTTGGCTTTCAATTACCTTGGTATTAAAGAGCACCCTCTGTTCTATGAGATTGAAGAGAAAATTGAGAAAACGCTTGTGACTCCAGCTGAAATAGCAGAGCAGCTTCTCAAGGGCGTCGAGATTGGAACTGTTCTTGAAGATCTGTTGGTTTTTCTTGCTAAGAAGAAAGAAATTCAGGAACTTGAGGCTAAAAAGAGAGAACGAGATGAGCTGAAAAGTGACAGCGACGATAGTAAAGAAAATGGTGCCATTGCTACCAGATTGTAA